A DNA window from Eretmochelys imbricata isolate rEreImb1 chromosome 3, rEreImb1.hap1, whole genome shotgun sequence contains the following coding sequences:
- the ZC3H6 gene encoding zinc finger CCCH domain-containing protein 6 isoform X1: MAFESLFANPPNPVLDPNMPDSDRHHAGDEREDGELEDGEIDDAGFEEVQEEQDAKGEDKQKNEKAHRKSRKKRKKEKEKKKSKRRRRDKHKHNSPSSDDSSDYSLDSDIERTERPHKKGVGLYRDYDSSFLQHGHLSGNYMTSQKAQHNKKLKNKEYDEYTNYSDDNFGNYNEEEKEEDFADQLKQYRKAKETSNTDLGSPFPKEPVKKQGMKGIQKGIAQRGFGVGRGRGIQKKLKRKDRGRGRGANKGPDGFQEEGKPVKKWVNMSQEFINQHTVEHKGKQICKYFLEGRCIKGDQCKFDHDAEIEKKKEICKFYIQGYCTKGDNCIYLHNEFPCKFYHTGAKCYQGDKCKFSHAPLTKETKELLDKVLNTEEEPQNEDEKELEELRKRGIVPLPKPPPGVGLLPTPPEQFSFSESDTENFQDPSGEFKKIPSLFEIVVKPTVDLAHKIGKKPPTFYNSTSPPRPQFQGNDPHPQHMYNPGSSPGPGPSIPQGHNGPVMHPGSPGHHQCTGPQGPAMPHSPPLQPVPPGFLGPQGQTGIPIQAQAGPPLTPPGLGAPYNTPGVQGHMMNMPRENHCPPGPLYQQIPGERQQNINYESIQNPADFYDNYYSHQAVHSFQPTNNTGDGTWHGEFTDHQAHLIVQDSHKSGNESDRVSKTGHKPAINVPDFLPAMQKALFVRLSQKQQEDGEPISSQSQRAMSKEEDDNVNWYSSSEEEEGSSVKSILKTLKKQTENIRNRQQHSTEQHMVVVPTDPRLAKEKCTGNQAVDPRLRSTPRSNTRKPTESSSFDPRLARDPRMLKVNESGLASSSVGGTKLDLHHAPTGVKVKQKGMDDDEEDAERELRERAFLIPLEPLPGVTLRDPRSQLRQFSHIKMDIILTKPNFAKHIVWAPEDLLPIPLPKPDPVSSINLPLPPLIADQRLNKLRNLKSDPHPNAMPADPRLAAKAKNNITSRSGSLDQSADLHASSSSKLGDPRLQKNVDPRLHRLSSTETHHGITKDSHPPKFDPRLARSGIGSSQPSEAVICKSDPDVLPPYAPKLSSTGVRLGTPSSILSGISLYDPRDQSSSSLDPAPVNSGENGENQKKSILKNTSKNESTLSEDMLPQKSVPNMDKSTEGSAEANSEKANSISKSQAKHSSTAPAVHNLPIQALSGLIRPQYSDPRQVRQPGQVNQMQDNDPSGESDDKSLKDVFKTFDPTASPFC; this comes from the exons GGAAGATGGTGAGCTAGAAGATGGTGAAATAGATGATGCAGGATTTGAAGAAGTTCAGGAAGAACAGGATGCAAAAGGGGAAGataaacagaaaaatgaaaaagcacaTAGAAAATCACGAAAGAAACgcaaaaaagagaaggaaaagaaaaaatcaaaaaggaGAAGACGGGATAAACATAAG CATAATTCCCCCTCCAGTGATGACAGTTCAGACTATAGCCTGGATTCTGATATTGAACGTACAGAAAGACCACATAAGAAGGGAGTTGGTTTGTACAGAGATTATGATAGCTCATTCCTTCAG CATGGACATTTATCAGGAAACTACATGACTTCCCAGAAGGCAcaacataataaaaaattaaaaaacaaggaATATGATGAATACACTAATTACAGTGATGACAACTTTGGTAACTAtaatgaggaagaaaaggaggaggattttGCTGATCAgttaaaacaatacagaaaagcTAAAGAAACTTCAAATACTGATTTAGGATCTCCATTTCCTAAAGAACCAGTGAAAAAACAGGGGATGAAAGGAATCCAGAAAG GTATTGCACAAAGGGGTTTTGGTGTTGGTCGAGGGCGTGGAATTCAGAAGAAGTTGAAGCGTAAAGATCGTGGAAGGGGAAGAGGGGCCAATAAAGGACCTGATGGCTTTCAAGAG GAAGGCAAACCAGTGAAGAAATGGGTGAATATGAGTCAGGAATTCATAAATCAACACACAGTGGAacataaaggaaaacaaatttgtaaatattttctcGAGGGAAGATGTATTAAG GGAGACCAGTGTAAATTTGATCATGATGCAGAGAtagagaaaaaaaaggaaatctgcAAGTTTTACATACAGGGTTATTGTACCAAAGGAGACAACTGCATTTATTTGCATAAT GAATTTCCTTGCAAGTTCTATCATACAGGAGCAAAATGTTACCAAGGGGATAAGTGCAAGTTTTCTCATGCTCCACTaactaaagaaacaaaagaacTGCTAGATAAG GTTTTGAATACTGAAGAGGAGCCACAAAATGAAGatgaaaaagaactggaggaacTCAGAAAGCGTGGCATAGTTCCTCTTCCTAAGCCACCTCCAGGAGTTGGACTTCTGCCAACTCCACCTGAGCAATTTTCATTTTCTGAGTCTGATACAGAAAATTTTCAAGATCCTTCTGGTGAATTCAAGAAAATTCCATCTCTGTTTGAGATAGTTGTGAAACCGACTGTGGATTTAGCACACAAGATTGGAAAAAA GCCACCAACTTTCTATAACAGCACATCACCACCAAGACCACAGTTTCAGGGAAATGACCCACATCCTCAGCATATGTATAATCCAGGGTCAAGTCCAGGGCCTGGTCCCAGCATACCACAAGGACATAATGGACCAGTAATGCACCCAGGTTCTCCTGGGCATCACCAATGTACAGGACCCCAAGGTCCAGCAATGCCACACAGCCCTCCTTTGCAGCCTGTTCCACCAGGCTTTTTAGGACCACAGGGTCAAACTGGCATACCGATTCAAGCACAAGCTGGTCCACCTTTAACACCACCAGGCCTTGGTGCACCATACAACACTCCAGGAGTTCAAGGACATATGATGAATATGCCCAGAGAGAATCATTGCCCACCAGGCCCACTGTATCAGCAGATTCCTGGTGAACGACAGCAGAACATCAATTATGAATCTATTCAGAACCCAGCTGATTTCTATGACAATTACTATTCACATCAAGCTGTACATAGCTTTCAGCCAACTAATAACACAGGAG ATGGAACATGGCATGGAGAATTTACTGATCACCAGGCTCACCTCATTGTTCAAGATTCACATAAGAGTGGAAATGAGTCAGATCGCGTCAGTAAAACAGGTCATAAACCTGCTATTAATGTACCGGATTTTCTTCCAGCAATGCAGAAAGCCCTTTTTGTAAGACTTAGTCAAAAACAGCAAGAAGATGGAGAACCAATCAGCAGTCAGTCTCAGAGGGCAATGAGCAAGGAAGAAG atgaTAATGTAAACTGGTACTCCAGTAGTGAAGAAGAAGAGGGAAGCAGTGTTAAATCAATATTAAAAACCTTAAAGAAACAAACTGAGAATATTAGGAATCGGCAACAACATTCCACAGAACAACATATGGTCGTTGTTCCTACTGACCCAAGACTTGCTAAAGAGAAATGTACAGGAAACCAGGCTGTTGATCCAAGACTGAGATCCACTCCTAGATCAAATACTAGGAAACCTACAGAGTCGTCATCTTTTGACCCAAGGCTTGCACGGGATCCCAGAATGTTAAAGGTTAATGAAAGTGGGCTTGCAAGTTCTTCTGTTGGTGGAACAAAGTTAGATTTACATCATGCACCCACTGGAGTTAAGGTCAAGCAAAAAGGAATGGATGATGATGAAGAGGATGCAGAACGAGAATTAAGAGAGAGAGCTTTTCTAATACCTTTGGAACCTTTACCTGGTGTAACATTAAGGGATCCAAGATCTCAGCTTCGACAGTTTAGCCACATTAAAATGGATATTATCCTGACCAAACCAAACTTTGCTAAACATATTGTATGGGCTCCTGAAGATCTACTTCCAATACCCTTGCCTAAACCTGACCCAGTGTCTTCAATTAATTTACCTCTTCCTCCACTTATAGCTGACCAGAGGCTTAATAAATTACGTAATTTAAAAAGTGATCCCCATCCAAATGCAATGCCAGCTGATCCAAGACTGGcagcaaaagcaaaaaataatatAACAAGCAGAAGTGGTTCTTTGGATCAATCTGCAGATTTGCATGCCAGTAGTTCAAGCAAATTAGGAGATCCTCGCTTACAAAAAAATGTTGATCCCAGACTCCACAGACTGTCTAGTACAGAAACTCACCATGGAATCACAAAGGATTCTCATCCTCCAAAATTTGACCCTCGTCTAGCCAGATCTGGTATTGGTTCATCCCAGCCCTCAGAAGCTGTCATTTGTAAATCTGACCCAGACGTTCTGCCTCCTTATGCACCCAAACTATCATCAACAGGTGTTAGATTGGGAACTCCAAGCTCAATACTTAGTGGTATAAGTTTGTATGATCCAAGAGACCAGAGCTCATCTTCATTAGACCCAGCTCCAGTTAATTCAGGAGAGAATGGAGAGAACcagaaaaaaagtattttgaaaaatactAGCAAAAATGAATCTACTCTGTCAGAAGACATGTTGCCACAGAAGTCTGTCCCAAATATGGATAAAAGTACAGAAGGATCAGCAGAGGCCAATTCAGAAAAAGCAAATAGCATCAGTAAATCTCAGGCTAAGCACTCCAGTACTGCACCAGCAGTGCATAATCTTCCTATCCAAGCTTTATCAGGATTGATCAGACCACAGTACAGTGATCCAAGGCAAGTTAGACAGCCTGGACAGGTAAATCAAATGCAAGATAACGATCCAAGTGGGGAATCTGATGATAAGTCACTAAAAGATGTTTTCAAGACTTTTGATCCAACTGCTTCACCATTTTGTTAG
- the ZC3H6 gene encoding zinc finger CCCH domain-containing protein 6 isoform X5: protein MAFESLFANPPNPVLDPNMPDSDRHHAGDESRRVRRSTRFGQRHPLGEDLLMRILYILVRRRAWKMIKYREDGELEDGEIDDAGFEEVQEEQDAKGEDKQKNEKAHRKSRKKRKKEKEKKKSKRRRRDKHKHNSPSSDDSSDYSLDSDIERTERPHKKGVGLYRDYDSSFLQHGHLSGNYMTSQKAQHNKKLKNKEYDEYTNYSDDNFGNYNEEEKEEDFADQLKQYRKAKETSNTDLGSPFPKEPVKKQGMKGIQKGIAQRGFGVGRGRGIQKKLKRKDRGRGRGANKGPDGFQEEGKPVKKWVNMSQEFINQHTVEHKGKQICKYFLEGRCIKGDQCKFDHDAEIEKKKEICKFYIQGYCTKGDNCIYLHNEFPCKFYHTGAKCYQGDKCKFSHAPLTKETKELLDKVLNTEEEPQNEDEKELEELRKRGIVPLPKPPPGVGLLPTPPEQFSFSESDTENFQDPSGEFKKIPSLFEIVVKPTVDLAHKIGKKPPTFYNSTSPPRPQFQGNDPHPQHMYNPGSSPGPGPSIPQGHNGPVMHPGSPGHHQCTGPQGPAMPHSPPLQPVPPGFLGPQGQTGIPIQAQAGPPLTPPGLGAPYNTPGVQGHMMNMPRENHCPPGPLYQQIPGERQQNINYESIQNPADFYDNYYSHQAVHSFQPTNNTGDGTWHGEFTDHQAHLIVQDSHKSGNESDRVSKTGHKPAINVPDFLPAMQKALFVRLSQKQQEDGEPISSQSQRAMSKEEDDNVNWYSSSEEEEGSSVKSILKTLKKQTENIRNRQQHSTEQHMVVVPTDPRLAKEKCTGNQAVDPRLRSTPRSNTRKPTESSSFDPRLARDPRMLKVNESGLASSSVGGTKLDLHHAPTGVKVKQKGMDDDEEDAERELRERAFLIPLEPLPGVTLRDPRSQLRQFSHIKMDIILTKPNFAKHIVWAPEDLLPIPLPKPDPVSSINLPLPPLIADQRLNKLRNLKSDPHPNAMPADPRLAAKAKNNITSRSGSLDQSADLHASSSSKLGDPRLQKNVDPRLHRLSSTETHHGITKDSHPPKFDPRLARSGIGSSQPSEAVICKSDPDVLPPYAPKLSSTGVRLGTPSSILSGISLYDPRDQSSSSLDPAPVNSGENGENQKKSILKNTSKNESTLSEDMLPQKSVPNMDKSTEGSAEANSEKANSISKSQAKHSSTAPAVHNLPIQALSGLIRPQYSDPRQVRQPGQVNQMQDNDPSGESDDKSLKDVFKTFDPTASPFC from the exons GGAAGATGGTGAGCTAGAAGATGGTGAAATAGATGATGCAGGATTTGAAGAAGTTCAGGAAGAACAGGATGCAAAAGGGGAAGataaacagaaaaatgaaaaagcacaTAGAAAATCACGAAAGAAACgcaaaaaagagaaggaaaagaaaaaatcaaaaaggaGAAGACGGGATAAACATAAG CATAATTCCCCCTCCAGTGATGACAGTTCAGACTATAGCCTGGATTCTGATATTGAACGTACAGAAAGACCACATAAGAAGGGAGTTGGTTTGTACAGAGATTATGATAGCTCATTCCTTCAG CATGGACATTTATCAGGAAACTACATGACTTCCCAGAAGGCAcaacataataaaaaattaaaaaacaaggaATATGATGAATACACTAATTACAGTGATGACAACTTTGGTAACTAtaatgaggaagaaaaggaggaggattttGCTGATCAgttaaaacaatacagaaaagcTAAAGAAACTTCAAATACTGATTTAGGATCTCCATTTCCTAAAGAACCAGTGAAAAAACAGGGGATGAAAGGAATCCAGAAAG GTATTGCACAAAGGGGTTTTGGTGTTGGTCGAGGGCGTGGAATTCAGAAGAAGTTGAAGCGTAAAGATCGTGGAAGGGGAAGAGGGGCCAATAAAGGACCTGATGGCTTTCAAGAG GAAGGCAAACCAGTGAAGAAATGGGTGAATATGAGTCAGGAATTCATAAATCAACACACAGTGGAacataaaggaaaacaaatttgtaaatattttctcGAGGGAAGATGTATTAAG GGAGACCAGTGTAAATTTGATCATGATGCAGAGAtagagaaaaaaaaggaaatctgcAAGTTTTACATACAGGGTTATTGTACCAAAGGAGACAACTGCATTTATTTGCATAAT GAATTTCCTTGCAAGTTCTATCATACAGGAGCAAAATGTTACCAAGGGGATAAGTGCAAGTTTTCTCATGCTCCACTaactaaagaaacaaaagaacTGCTAGATAAG GTTTTGAATACTGAAGAGGAGCCACAAAATGAAGatgaaaaagaactggaggaacTCAGAAAGCGTGGCATAGTTCCTCTTCCTAAGCCACCTCCAGGAGTTGGACTTCTGCCAACTCCACCTGAGCAATTTTCATTTTCTGAGTCTGATACAGAAAATTTTCAAGATCCTTCTGGTGAATTCAAGAAAATTCCATCTCTGTTTGAGATAGTTGTGAAACCGACTGTGGATTTAGCACACAAGATTGGAAAAAA GCCACCAACTTTCTATAACAGCACATCACCACCAAGACCACAGTTTCAGGGAAATGACCCACATCCTCAGCATATGTATAATCCAGGGTCAAGTCCAGGGCCTGGTCCCAGCATACCACAAGGACATAATGGACCAGTAATGCACCCAGGTTCTCCTGGGCATCACCAATGTACAGGACCCCAAGGTCCAGCAATGCCACACAGCCCTCCTTTGCAGCCTGTTCCACCAGGCTTTTTAGGACCACAGGGTCAAACTGGCATACCGATTCAAGCACAAGCTGGTCCACCTTTAACACCACCAGGCCTTGGTGCACCATACAACACTCCAGGAGTTCAAGGACATATGATGAATATGCCCAGAGAGAATCATTGCCCACCAGGCCCACTGTATCAGCAGATTCCTGGTGAACGACAGCAGAACATCAATTATGAATCTATTCAGAACCCAGCTGATTTCTATGACAATTACTATTCACATCAAGCTGTACATAGCTTTCAGCCAACTAATAACACAGGAG ATGGAACATGGCATGGAGAATTTACTGATCACCAGGCTCACCTCATTGTTCAAGATTCACATAAGAGTGGAAATGAGTCAGATCGCGTCAGTAAAACAGGTCATAAACCTGCTATTAATGTACCGGATTTTCTTCCAGCAATGCAGAAAGCCCTTTTTGTAAGACTTAGTCAAAAACAGCAAGAAGATGGAGAACCAATCAGCAGTCAGTCTCAGAGGGCAATGAGCAAGGAAGAAG atgaTAATGTAAACTGGTACTCCAGTAGTGAAGAAGAAGAGGGAAGCAGTGTTAAATCAATATTAAAAACCTTAAAGAAACAAACTGAGAATATTAGGAATCGGCAACAACATTCCACAGAACAACATATGGTCGTTGTTCCTACTGACCCAAGACTTGCTAAAGAGAAATGTACAGGAAACCAGGCTGTTGATCCAAGACTGAGATCCACTCCTAGATCAAATACTAGGAAACCTACAGAGTCGTCATCTTTTGACCCAAGGCTTGCACGGGATCCCAGAATGTTAAAGGTTAATGAAAGTGGGCTTGCAAGTTCTTCTGTTGGTGGAACAAAGTTAGATTTACATCATGCACCCACTGGAGTTAAGGTCAAGCAAAAAGGAATGGATGATGATGAAGAGGATGCAGAACGAGAATTAAGAGAGAGAGCTTTTCTAATACCTTTGGAACCTTTACCTGGTGTAACATTAAGGGATCCAAGATCTCAGCTTCGACAGTTTAGCCACATTAAAATGGATATTATCCTGACCAAACCAAACTTTGCTAAACATATTGTATGGGCTCCTGAAGATCTACTTCCAATACCCTTGCCTAAACCTGACCCAGTGTCTTCAATTAATTTACCTCTTCCTCCACTTATAGCTGACCAGAGGCTTAATAAATTACGTAATTTAAAAAGTGATCCCCATCCAAATGCAATGCCAGCTGATCCAAGACTGGcagcaaaagcaaaaaataatatAACAAGCAGAAGTGGTTCTTTGGATCAATCTGCAGATTTGCATGCCAGTAGTTCAAGCAAATTAGGAGATCCTCGCTTACAAAAAAATGTTGATCCCAGACTCCACAGACTGTCTAGTACAGAAACTCACCATGGAATCACAAAGGATTCTCATCCTCCAAAATTTGACCCTCGTCTAGCCAGATCTGGTATTGGTTCATCCCAGCCCTCAGAAGCTGTCATTTGTAAATCTGACCCAGACGTTCTGCCTCCTTATGCACCCAAACTATCATCAACAGGTGTTAGATTGGGAACTCCAAGCTCAATACTTAGTGGTATAAGTTTGTATGATCCAAGAGACCAGAGCTCATCTTCATTAGACCCAGCTCCAGTTAATTCAGGAGAGAATGGAGAGAACcagaaaaaaagtattttgaaaaatactAGCAAAAATGAATCTACTCTGTCAGAAGACATGTTGCCACAGAAGTCTGTCCCAAATATGGATAAAAGTACAGAAGGATCAGCAGAGGCCAATTCAGAAAAAGCAAATAGCATCAGTAAATCTCAGGCTAAGCACTCCAGTACTGCACCAGCAGTGCATAATCTTCCTATCCAAGCTTTATCAGGATTGATCAGACCACAGTACAGTGATCCAAGGCAAGTTAGACAGCCTGGACAGGTAAATCAAATGCAAGATAACGATCCAAGTGGGGAATCTGATGATAAGTCACTAAAAGATGTTTTCAAGACTTTTGATCCAACTGCTTCACCATTTTGTTAG
- the ZC3H6 gene encoding zinc finger CCCH domain-containing protein 6 isoform X2, producing the protein MILSKREDGELEDGEIDDAGFEEVQEEQDAKGEDKQKNEKAHRKSRKKRKKEKEKKKSKRRRRDKHKHNSPSSDDSSDYSLDSDIERTERPHKKGVGLYRDYDSSFLQHGHLSGNYMTSQKAQHNKKLKNKEYDEYTNYSDDNFGNYNEEEKEEDFADQLKQYRKAKETSNTDLGSPFPKEPVKKQGMKGIQKGIAQRGFGVGRGRGIQKKLKRKDRGRGRGANKGPDGFQEEGKPVKKWVNMSQEFINQHTVEHKGKQICKYFLEGRCIKGDQCKFDHDAEIEKKKEICKFYIQGYCTKGDNCIYLHNEFPCKFYHTGAKCYQGDKCKFSHAPLTKETKELLDKVLNTEEEPQNEDEKELEELRKRGIVPLPKPPPGVGLLPTPPEQFSFSESDTENFQDPSGEFKKIPSLFEIVVKPTVDLAHKIGKKPPTFYNSTSPPRPQFQGNDPHPQHMYNPGSSPGPGPSIPQGHNGPVMHPGSPGHHQCTGPQGPAMPHSPPLQPVPPGFLGPQGQTGIPIQAQAGPPLTPPGLGAPYNTPGVQGHMMNMPRENHCPPGPLYQQIPGERQQNINYESIQNPADFYDNYYSHQAVHSFQPTNNTGDGTWHGEFTDHQAHLIVQDSHKSGNESDRVSKTGHKPAINVPDFLPAMQKALFVRLSQKQQEDGEPISSQSQRAMSKEEDDNVNWYSSSEEEEGSSVKSILKTLKKQTENIRNRQQHSTEQHMVVVPTDPRLAKEKCTGNQAVDPRLRSTPRSNTRKPTESSSFDPRLARDPRMLKVNESGLASSSVGGTKLDLHHAPTGVKVKQKGMDDDEEDAERELRERAFLIPLEPLPGVTLRDPRSQLRQFSHIKMDIILTKPNFAKHIVWAPEDLLPIPLPKPDPVSSINLPLPPLIADQRLNKLRNLKSDPHPNAMPADPRLAAKAKNNITSRSGSLDQSADLHASSSSKLGDPRLQKNVDPRLHRLSSTETHHGITKDSHPPKFDPRLARSGIGSSQPSEAVICKSDPDVLPPYAPKLSSTGVRLGTPSSILSGISLYDPRDQSSSSLDPAPVNSGENGENQKKSILKNTSKNESTLSEDMLPQKSVPNMDKSTEGSAEANSEKANSISKSQAKHSSTAPAVHNLPIQALSGLIRPQYSDPRQVRQPGQVNQMQDNDPSGESDDKSLKDVFKTFDPTASPFC; encoded by the exons GGAAGATGGTGAGCTAGAAGATGGTGAAATAGATGATGCAGGATTTGAAGAAGTTCAGGAAGAACAGGATGCAAAAGGGGAAGataaacagaaaaatgaaaaagcacaTAGAAAATCACGAAAGAAACgcaaaaaagagaaggaaaagaaaaaatcaaaaaggaGAAGACGGGATAAACATAAG CATAATTCCCCCTCCAGTGATGACAGTTCAGACTATAGCCTGGATTCTGATATTGAACGTACAGAAAGACCACATAAGAAGGGAGTTGGTTTGTACAGAGATTATGATAGCTCATTCCTTCAG CATGGACATTTATCAGGAAACTACATGACTTCCCAGAAGGCAcaacataataaaaaattaaaaaacaaggaATATGATGAATACACTAATTACAGTGATGACAACTTTGGTAACTAtaatgaggaagaaaaggaggaggattttGCTGATCAgttaaaacaatacagaaaagcTAAAGAAACTTCAAATACTGATTTAGGATCTCCATTTCCTAAAGAACCAGTGAAAAAACAGGGGATGAAAGGAATCCAGAAAG GTATTGCACAAAGGGGTTTTGGTGTTGGTCGAGGGCGTGGAATTCAGAAGAAGTTGAAGCGTAAAGATCGTGGAAGGGGAAGAGGGGCCAATAAAGGACCTGATGGCTTTCAAGAG GAAGGCAAACCAGTGAAGAAATGGGTGAATATGAGTCAGGAATTCATAAATCAACACACAGTGGAacataaaggaaaacaaatttgtaaatattttctcGAGGGAAGATGTATTAAG GGAGACCAGTGTAAATTTGATCATGATGCAGAGAtagagaaaaaaaaggaaatctgcAAGTTTTACATACAGGGTTATTGTACCAAAGGAGACAACTGCATTTATTTGCATAAT GAATTTCCTTGCAAGTTCTATCATACAGGAGCAAAATGTTACCAAGGGGATAAGTGCAAGTTTTCTCATGCTCCACTaactaaagaaacaaaagaacTGCTAGATAAG GTTTTGAATACTGAAGAGGAGCCACAAAATGAAGatgaaaaagaactggaggaacTCAGAAAGCGTGGCATAGTTCCTCTTCCTAAGCCACCTCCAGGAGTTGGACTTCTGCCAACTCCACCTGAGCAATTTTCATTTTCTGAGTCTGATACAGAAAATTTTCAAGATCCTTCTGGTGAATTCAAGAAAATTCCATCTCTGTTTGAGATAGTTGTGAAACCGACTGTGGATTTAGCACACAAGATTGGAAAAAA GCCACCAACTTTCTATAACAGCACATCACCACCAAGACCACAGTTTCAGGGAAATGACCCACATCCTCAGCATATGTATAATCCAGGGTCAAGTCCAGGGCCTGGTCCCAGCATACCACAAGGACATAATGGACCAGTAATGCACCCAGGTTCTCCTGGGCATCACCAATGTACAGGACCCCAAGGTCCAGCAATGCCACACAGCCCTCCTTTGCAGCCTGTTCCACCAGGCTTTTTAGGACCACAGGGTCAAACTGGCATACCGATTCAAGCACAAGCTGGTCCACCTTTAACACCACCAGGCCTTGGTGCACCATACAACACTCCAGGAGTTCAAGGACATATGATGAATATGCCCAGAGAGAATCATTGCCCACCAGGCCCACTGTATCAGCAGATTCCTGGTGAACGACAGCAGAACATCAATTATGAATCTATTCAGAACCCAGCTGATTTCTATGACAATTACTATTCACATCAAGCTGTACATAGCTTTCAGCCAACTAATAACACAGGAG ATGGAACATGGCATGGAGAATTTACTGATCACCAGGCTCACCTCATTGTTCAAGATTCACATAAGAGTGGAAATGAGTCAGATCGCGTCAGTAAAACAGGTCATAAACCTGCTATTAATGTACCGGATTTTCTTCCAGCAATGCAGAAAGCCCTTTTTGTAAGACTTAGTCAAAAACAGCAAGAAGATGGAGAACCAATCAGCAGTCAGTCTCAGAGGGCAATGAGCAAGGAAGAAG atgaTAATGTAAACTGGTACTCCAGTAGTGAAGAAGAAGAGGGAAGCAGTGTTAAATCAATATTAAAAACCTTAAAGAAACAAACTGAGAATATTAGGAATCGGCAACAACATTCCACAGAACAACATATGGTCGTTGTTCCTACTGACCCAAGACTTGCTAAAGAGAAATGTACAGGAAACCAGGCTGTTGATCCAAGACTGAGATCCACTCCTAGATCAAATACTAGGAAACCTACAGAGTCGTCATCTTTTGACCCAAGGCTTGCACGGGATCCCAGAATGTTAAAGGTTAATGAAAGTGGGCTTGCAAGTTCTTCTGTTGGTGGAACAAAGTTAGATTTACATCATGCACCCACTGGAGTTAAGGTCAAGCAAAAAGGAATGGATGATGATGAAGAGGATGCAGAACGAGAATTAAGAGAGAGAGCTTTTCTAATACCTTTGGAACCTTTACCTGGTGTAACATTAAGGGATCCAAGATCTCAGCTTCGACAGTTTAGCCACATTAAAATGGATATTATCCTGACCAAACCAAACTTTGCTAAACATATTGTATGGGCTCCTGAAGATCTACTTCCAATACCCTTGCCTAAACCTGACCCAGTGTCTTCAATTAATTTACCTCTTCCTCCACTTATAGCTGACCAGAGGCTTAATAAATTACGTAATTTAAAAAGTGATCCCCATCCAAATGCAATGCCAGCTGATCCAAGACTGGcagcaaaagcaaaaaataatatAACAAGCAGAAGTGGTTCTTTGGATCAATCTGCAGATTTGCATGCCAGTAGTTCAAGCAAATTAGGAGATCCTCGCTTACAAAAAAATGTTGATCCCAGACTCCACAGACTGTCTAGTACAGAAACTCACCATGGAATCACAAAGGATTCTCATCCTCCAAAATTTGACCCTCGTCTAGCCAGATCTGGTATTGGTTCATCCCAGCCCTCAGAAGCTGTCATTTGTAAATCTGACCCAGACGTTCTGCCTCCTTATGCACCCAAACTATCATCAACAGGTGTTAGATTGGGAACTCCAAGCTCAATACTTAGTGGTATAAGTTTGTATGATCCAAGAGACCAGAGCTCATCTTCATTAGACCCAGCTCCAGTTAATTCAGGAGAGAATGGAGAGAACcagaaaaaaagtattttgaaaaatactAGCAAAAATGAATCTACTCTGTCAGAAGACATGTTGCCACAGAAGTCTGTCCCAAATATGGATAAAAGTACAGAAGGATCAGCAGAGGCCAATTCAGAAAAAGCAAATAGCATCAGTAAATCTCAGGCTAAGCACTCCAGTACTGCACCAGCAGTGCATAATCTTCCTATCCAAGCTTTATCAGGATTGATCAGACCACAGTACAGTGATCCAAGGCAAGTTAGACAGCCTGGACAGGTAAATCAAATGCAAGATAACGATCCAAGTGGGGAATCTGATGATAAGTCACTAAAAGATGTTTTCAAGACTTTTGATCCAACTGCTTCACCATTTTGTTAG